The Pseudoalteromonas aliena SW19 genome includes a region encoding these proteins:
- a CDS encoding type B 50S ribosomal protein L31, whose translation MKPNIHPDYQVVAFHDTAADSYFIIGSTIKSSRTVEVDGKTYPYVPIDVSSDSHPFYTGKQKTVTTDGRVAQFNRRFKSLSSGKSEA comes from the coding sequence ATGAAACCAAATATCCATCCTGATTACCAAGTGGTTGCCTTTCACGACACCGCTGCCGACTCTTACTTTATTATTGGCTCTACAATTAAATCCAGCCGCACAGTTGAGGTGGACGGAAAAACTTATCCGTACGTACCAATTGATGTTTCAAGTGATTCACATCCATTTTATACAGGTAAGCAAAAAACAGTCACCACTGATGGACGTGTTGCACAGTTTAATCGTCGATTTAAGAGTCTTTCATCTGGAAAAAGCGAGGCATAA
- a CDS encoding PDZ domain-containing protein, whose translation MHMFKFIAILISITSLNALAGEEVKLGVLGNVGADGFFSPKITSFTIEKVEPNSPAEKAGIVAGQKIIAIEKCKIPGCPASEAKELMRKESGEILQLLLENEDGSQLPLKVTMSVW comes from the coding sequence ATGCATATGTTCAAATTTATAGCTATTTTAATTTCAATTACTTCTTTAAATGCCTTGGCTGGAGAGGAGGTTAAACTTGGAGTTTTAGGTAACGTTGGAGCTGATGGTTTTTTTAGCCCAAAAATAACGTCATTTACTATTGAAAAAGTAGAGCCTAATTCACCAGCAGAAAAAGCAGGAATTGTAGCCGGACAGAAAATTATTGCTATCGAAAAATGTAAAATTCCGGGTTGTCCTGCCAGTGAAGCAAAAGAATTAATGCGAAAGGAGTCTGGAGAGATACTACAACTACTTTTAGAAAATGAAGATGGTAGCCAATTACCTT
- the ykgO gene encoding type B 50S ribosomal protein L36 — MKVLSSLKSAKQRAGCQIVKRKGRVFVICKSNPRFKAVQGMKKK; from the coding sequence ATGAAGGTACTGAGTTCACTTAAAAGTGCTAAACAGCGCGCTGGTTGTCAAATAGTTAAACGCAAAGGCCGCGTGTTCGTTATTTGTAAAAGTAATCCTCGCTTTAAAGCAGTGCAAGGGATGAAGAAAAAATAG
- the dkgB gene encoding 2,5-didehydrogluconate reductase DkgB has translation MTQRVIEMPDLGMGTFRLEGDTAYNSVKMALEVGFRHIDTAQIYGNEEQVGQAIKDSNIPRSEIFLTTKVWNNKLNKSDFIPSVKKSLEKLQVDSVDLLLIHWPSPANDEPMSEYFTELLKAKQLGLTKHIGVSNFTIANLNLALQTLDSREIFTNQVEVHPYLTNTKLRAFCAQHDIHVTAYMPFVVGKVLNDQTIIDIAKKHDASPAQVVLAWVNANGMTTIPSSTKRKNLEDNFNDHVKLDDEDIARIDALDCGDRQATPDFAPQWDQ, from the coding sequence ATGACACAACGTGTAATTGAAATGCCAGATTTAGGTATGGGAACATTCCGCTTAGAGGGCGACACAGCATACAACTCAGTAAAAATGGCGCTCGAAGTTGGTTTTCGCCATATTGATACCGCACAAATTTATGGCAACGAAGAGCAAGTAGGTCAAGCCATAAAAGATAGTAATATTCCGCGCAGTGAAATATTCTTAACTACCAAAGTGTGGAATAACAAATTAAATAAAAGCGACTTTATTCCAAGCGTTAAAAAGTCACTTGAAAAGCTACAAGTTGATTCGGTCGACTTACTGCTAATTCATTGGCCATCGCCTGCTAACGACGAGCCAATGAGTGAATACTTTACTGAATTACTAAAAGCGAAGCAGCTTGGTTTAACTAAACACATTGGTGTATCAAACTTCACCATTGCAAACTTAAACTTGGCTCTGCAAACACTCGACTCGCGTGAAATATTTACTAATCAAGTTGAGGTGCACCCGTACTTAACTAATACTAAATTGCGTGCATTCTGTGCTCAGCACGATATACACGTAACGGCGTATATGCCATTTGTAGTAGGCAAAGTACTTAACGATCAAACCATTATCGACATTGCTAAAAAGCACGATGCAAGCCCCGCGCAAGTTGTTTTAGCATGGGTAAACGCTAATGGCATGACGACAATTCCATCATCAACTAAGCGTAAAAACTTAGAAGATAACTTTAATGACCACGTTAAATTAGATGATGAAGATATAGCTCGCATTGATGCTCTAGATTGTGGCGACCGCCAAGCAACACCAGACTTTGCGCCGCAGTGGGATCAGTAA
- a CDS encoding putative quinol monooxygenase yields the protein MLTVIAALSCKNIDADVMLTALENLQKSSRQEVGCLRYELSVKSDDEHTDYVVSEQWASDEHFEAHKNESHFKAFGAQITGLLTNSSIDVYKSIG from the coding sequence ATGTTAACGGTTATAGCGGCACTGTCGTGCAAAAATATTGATGCAGATGTCATGCTTACAGCACTTGAAAACTTACAAAAGTCATCGCGCCAAGAAGTAGGGTGCTTACGTTATGAATTATCGGTAAAAAGTGATGATGAACATACAGACTATGTAGTTAGCGAACAATGGGCGTCTGATGAGCACTTTGAAGCGCATAAAAACGAGTCTCATTTTAAAGCCTTCGGAGCGCAAATTACTGGGCTTTTAACCAATAGTAGTATTGATGTATATAAATCAATTGGTTAA